Proteins co-encoded in one Saprospira grandis genomic window:
- a CDS encoding T9SS type A sorting domain-containing protein: MRQIILNFLLLFLSATAVFGQLDGNLAWLLRDTASPEPLMVGNSNGLFTNDRGLGVGKDSDGNIYTAGMYNNYSIYLYKLSPAGEILWEVSIQTDRTISSPLSIGPSQGNTLAVGHDGIYVAGSFRSTRSNATLIFSRTNSATPVTEVNQEPVFFVSKYGFDGRYIKTAYVRTNSNGGTVYATSSQLQDIAVDDQGDCYVVGMSDKTLRPETGSERLKRGRCTGGGSSSDALIFKLDMSRSNELVWAKALDAEGTAIFRGVAVDGSHVYAVGDYIGDLIGEYNLESNPGTCIGDSRRNYPFTPDGIALKMDRSTGATVWRKSIESTTTTNSDQRIVDVAIDDSLGLFFSFEYESTANLRVNGSTVNLPTLDVNPGAVTAHTVAVGRVIDDSAPTVNFSWLQRLGVPANYRDVRLHGGSGLVLDEIGNVNVLFYSETIENLFVGSSPMTTAAVPAVQQIGFPVTGGSSTDAGIASFDASTGSFNNHIQFWGTSAEYLTGITFSEEAYYLSGYSIGVTNYSPAPGSPYTEESSYYDGFLAKYDCPTIVLTAEKDTICLSESIEITAWTDSPEGSVNFQNTWTDVNNNVVLTNNLSTFSLNTNNLGTNQVHLEAVEAYSACVSRDTFNFVVNPSVTVSTSLSNAVICFGDSTTLGASASPSAGASYIWMNSSGDTVSMVQNASLFDDDIYTVEANVDGCKGQASVNLDYYPFTAARIIPDTAKICANTGALLTVIDCPGCSYVWDPPTTSLASSNNEQILADIAGVYDVEISDQYGCPTILQKDVQPGAYLTPPIYAEDINGVIRPSICNGQPVVIRSIPRDSCLSCQYSWSDGTTGPFTFAMGTGTYSVTVTDVVSGCEGRSNDLVIESSSLAVPQIDADPYNICGANPAVLQVDNPCLGCTYNWYETDNNGTISSSVVGTGTVLSLPNVADTGSYIVQVTDTLACEEESAVADIGVGTTTPPVITGTGSKLCGTNTITLSTNSCVDCHYQWYLNAAVIPGATSSSYVANQAGVFSVELQYPNSCRRKSSDYTITFEAFNPKVDSTDLYLCNGAAVNLEIIGSYELPPNWSYQWYYNGVQIPGSNGYTHSASQAGTYFLEIVNASGCRAFSDSVVVRSSSAGANPVLNASPSIYSCGGDSVTLSVPPSPNCLYTFKLASGVNRQPDSINSYRTNVPNGYFVEVRDTISNCVYQSPVIEIKDTVLPVPAVAVASATNICSTSPVILSTPACAGCQYIWTYNGYDDDGLPVSWQDTVNQSTYSADTTGGYQVQTVQSGCASPVSNSVPITRLSYNAQLNTAPLANVCNQDTVVIEAVPDTTVCPSCTYEWFQDNVQVPVPDTQDYFEVIQGGDYYVVVTQNYPSYSSSPYTFGCTDTSVVRNYSDVSLGVAMRASSEAICGPSGQVVLEVDSCVGCTYNWYYDGDTTNGFNYSNLGVNDTFYLVNGVAATGMYKVRIDLNGCFVEDSIYLYDTTALAIAIDTSTAFYANICNGQPFELSSNCTSCGSIRNLSLHYQWYQDSMLIPGAIGASYQIDNAADYQLVVSDDLGCVNYSPITTAIEVLPPANFGLVLDPVAVVPISQGPILLDNYLQPALVHNSGSYLSVPQATAVTTDSFIPALAGSGSHIISFEYQNQNCFFETFDTIDVLSPPSLDVANLNPLAPAEEACVQDSLVFYLGNITLEPNQILFATSATTYDTLAVSTTGLSEYAGVWSGNIPVVVPSSAVTGKVVLRDSVSGNEYVSDFFLVVQNPSVAISLNGVPQPLCSAADTIALSGFPQPGTFKAAYAATPSTYEPSLISGNNLLVENVQNYTPVSGTQQLEVTYVYQPTYSNNAAACPDSVVAVIPVSINNNEVDSIEFTPISVTETNVPMTDLTRLIWPLDSRFFPGSYVGTYINNGELLANTIPLAATANQTVDTAIYRFVNGSCRNETEQLIDVWQKPITLDSIPKFLCRNADTIFIGRNANSMYLEIDGMTYLLDSNYAYQPSLGVTDNVNYSYDEFINVMSLSSSNGGLQPISLTQGAERFAFIPALVSGTTTDLSISFRYERYHTYFTPTFSLNNVAYTIAALSKQVVIEDPIAAQINPAILADTVFCQDNSTQQFSGIPNGGQYYINYQPLAGNLFNPNQQAASQGVGSHLLTYVYQGNACVDSTSTSIYIPDTFSVSIFAPNGPTYCRLDPADTISVSSSVPGVLDTAAGMFLVGTIRSGQVFNPAFAPAVVGGNNVVYIAQDTFGCEARDSALFTVFAMPDISITALDSVYCLNADTTILDLYEHNTSWHLQAPMAYNPGDVVQLTGNGVRNGGTNPTNPLYNPSAAGVGLDTITYDYTDVNGCNTVLTQYVEILPLPNLTLTTDNGVPLDSFYCEGDSVALFASPLGGDFFSLFSYEQGNPSNTIPSSFDTSVSPPLFTPFINGTAIPFGEEGLAYTYQDPITLCKDTIVDTIQINNFLTDATITGLPTQICADDTIYVLGVNPNGGPMPTPGLTTAYFGAFAAIDTNMIVDAVAGHFNPALSGIFDRGRSAIVTYTYLSNGCYNTVYDTAVLNPLPQLIYNMPGDSLFNRNDPTIHACFSQPAATLQAYNQYQGNINPIPQYIGTQPSLSQSGIFTTSSGLGMTWSVTFGNWAYEAQQANGGVDTIHYSFTDARGCSNTRSEVIVIDTVPELGFAGFDSKYLDTITGRYVYCENDPASLIIPSPFGGTSYLNYYEIPTGIFELIPDTLAYGDTTNIHRITYEFISARYHAGGVCLDSTIQMIEVRPTPDLQLVNAPNTFCVADSAQRVPLSATPYGGTFEDITLGAIAGIVGDSLFNPMAQLGSRQVIYYYTDTVSGCTDTIQHQIDVYNAPEVHFFSEGGCQGDSVQFNASPPGLSNSVPALDSITMVVWNYGDGLSDTLFSLIDPVNVPTQYHNYAQPGIYFPSLTIVNRGQCDTSFSRRIVVSPKYLVNDTMPYFQDFEADAGNWFQENEDSTINLPNDSLWAWGLADGFRITTIQYGNHVWATAPNGPYPEGEAGWVYSPCFDISTLRRPMVKLNIWRDSRQGTDGAVMQYFDDSTQTWRNLGIRNKGLNWYNPTYVVSDPGNQDGTPIGWSGTSNSWEDARYRLDVSGGDLRNRDNLRFRIAFAAANGSGGALYEGFAFDDVYIGNRSRSVLLEHFSNQNYAGIDDIERDLYSTVYSNLYGRDVQILQIHTNYGGYDYLNVFSADESSARVLYYGINDADQVRLNGSALANTTSSLVRYQQELMDMQMLQDAKFDIKMFPVNVQNGVLSTAFEIEALEDVMLLTDSLDVHVAVTQDSIPSLQAHTMMSVMKVMLPDGAGEQIPSTWVMGDVLPYTRTWTFNPTQIDPTQLKVTVFVQNRQSKEVLQVNSSRNLNLFNGPVAIEELADEDGAEILDLNLYPNPAKEQFQVDFGAPLKGDYNWQLVDLLGRRLKDGQLQPGLQNLQIQTDGLTPGVYIFSVYNETVYSQRKVVIYR, translated from the coding sequence ATGAGACAAATTATACTTAATTTTTTGTTGTTGTTTTTGTCGGCAACAGCAGTATTTGGACAATTGGATGGCAACCTTGCGTGGTTGTTGCGGGACACGGCTTCGCCGGAGCCTTTGATGGTGGGGAATAGCAATGGGCTGTTTACCAATGACCGTGGTTTGGGGGTAGGAAAGGATAGTGATGGGAATATTTATACTGCGGGTATGTATAATAATTATAGTATTTACTTGTATAAGCTATCGCCTGCTGGAGAAATTTTGTGGGAGGTTAGTATACAGACAGATCGCACAATTTCTAGTCCCTTGAGTATAGGGCCTTCACAGGGGAATACTTTAGCTGTTGGGCATGATGGGATTTATGTGGCGGGTTCATTTCGATCGACAAGGAGTAATGCTACTTTAATTTTTTCGAGGACTAATAGTGCTACTCCTGTAACGGAAGTGAATCAGGAGCCTGTATTTTTTGTAAGCAAGTATGGATTTGATGGTCGTTATATAAAAACGGCTTATGTGCGTACAAACTCTAATGGAGGGACGGTTTATGCTACTTCTTCTCAGTTACAGGATATTGCTGTAGATGATCAGGGGGATTGTTATGTTGTGGGAATGTCTGACAAGACACTTCGTCCGGAGACAGGGTCTGAGCGTTTGAAGCGGGGGCGTTGTACTGGAGGGGGATCTTCTTCTGATGCGCTTATTTTTAAGCTGGACATGAGTCGGTCTAATGAATTGGTTTGGGCCAAGGCATTGGATGCGGAGGGGACGGCTATTTTTCGTGGAGTAGCTGTAGATGGAAGTCATGTTTATGCTGTAGGGGATTATATTGGAGATTTGATAGGGGAGTATAACTTGGAGAGCAACCCGGGTACTTGTATAGGTGATTCGCGGAGGAACTATCCTTTTACTCCAGATGGAATTGCGTTAAAGATGGATCGTTCTACGGGGGCAACAGTTTGGCGCAAGAGTATAGAATCTACGACGACCACCAACTCGGACCAACGTATTGTTGATGTAGCAATTGATGATAGTTTGGGGCTGTTTTTTTCTTTTGAGTATGAGAGTACAGCTAACCTACGGGTAAATGGGTCTACGGTGAATTTACCAACATTAGATGTTAATCCAGGAGCAGTAACAGCGCATACGGTTGCTGTAGGTCGTGTAATAGATGACAGTGCTCCTACGGTTAATTTTTCTTGGTTGCAACGTTTGGGGGTTCCTGCCAACTACCGAGACGTTCGTCTTCATGGGGGGAGTGGTTTAGTATTGGATGAGATAGGGAATGTTAATGTATTATTTTATTCGGAAACCATAGAGAACCTATTTGTAGGTAGTTCTCCTATGACAACGGCTGCTGTGCCGGCTGTTCAGCAGATTGGTTTTCCGGTGACGGGAGGCAGTTCTACTGATGCGGGGATTGCTAGTTTTGATGCGAGTACGGGTAGTTTTAATAATCATATACAGTTTTGGGGAACATCTGCTGAGTATTTAACAGGAATTACATTTTCTGAGGAGGCTTATTATTTGTCTGGATATAGTATAGGCGTAACTAATTATTCTCCTGCGCCAGGATCTCCTTATACTGAGGAGAGTTCGTATTATGATGGTTTCTTGGCCAAGTATGATTGTCCAACTATTGTATTGACTGCAGAGAAAGACACGATTTGTTTGTCAGAGTCTATAGAGATTACAGCTTGGACGGATAGTCCAGAAGGGAGTGTAAACTTTCAGAATACATGGACAGATGTAAATAATAATGTAGTCTTGACAAATAACTTGTCGACTTTTAGTTTAAATACAAACAATCTAGGGACGAATCAGGTGCATTTAGAGGCGGTAGAGGCTTATTCTGCTTGTGTGTCTCGGGATACATTTAACTTTGTGGTTAATCCTTCAGTTACTGTTAGCACTTCATTAAGTAATGCCGTAATTTGTTTTGGTGATTCTACTACTTTGGGTGCATCAGCCTCACCTTCTGCCGGGGCATCTTATATTTGGATGAATAGTTCGGGGGATACTGTGTCTATGGTACAGAATGCCTCTTTATTTGATGATGATATTTATACAGTAGAGGCAAATGTAGATGGATGTAAGGGGCAAGCTTCTGTCAATTTAGATTATTATCCATTTACGGCGGCCCGTATTATTCCGGATACGGCAAAAATTTGTGCAAATACGGGGGCTTTATTAACGGTAATAGACTGTCCGGGTTGTAGTTATGTTTGGGATCCGCCAACTACCTCTTTAGCTAGCTCAAATAATGAGCAAATTTTGGCAGATATAGCAGGTGTTTATGATGTGGAGATTTCTGACCAGTATGGATGTCCGACTATTCTTCAGAAGGATGTACAACCTGGTGCTTATCTGACACCTCCTATTTATGCGGAAGATATTAACGGAGTAATTCGTCCTTCTATATGTAATGGGCAGCCGGTAGTTATTCGTTCTATTCCTCGAGACTCTTGTTTGAGTTGTCAGTATAGCTGGAGTGATGGAACGACTGGTCCATTCACTTTTGCTATGGGGACAGGGACTTATAGTGTCACGGTTACAGATGTAGTAAGTGGTTGTGAGGGCCGTTCTAATGATTTGGTGATTGAGAGTAGCAGTTTGGCTGTACCTCAGATAGATGCAGACCCTTATAATATTTGTGGAGCGAATCCAGCTGTACTACAGGTTGATAATCCTTGTTTGGGTTGTACCTATAACTGGTATGAGACAGATAATAATGGAACTATTTCTTCCTCTGTTGTTGGTACGGGAACTGTATTGAGTTTACCTAATGTTGCGGACACAGGTAGTTATATTGTTCAGGTAACAGATACGCTGGCTTGTGAGGAAGAGTCTGCTGTAGCAGATATTGGTGTAGGAACGACAACTCCTCCAGTGATTACAGGGACAGGAAGTAAGTTATGTGGTACTAATACGATTACTCTGAGTACAAATAGTTGTGTAGATTGTCACTATCAATGGTATCTCAATGCTGCTGTAATTCCGGGAGCTACTAGTTCTAGTTATGTAGCGAATCAGGCTGGAGTTTTTTCTGTAGAGCTACAATATCCAAATAGTTGTAGACGTAAATCTTCAGATTATACGATTACATTTGAAGCCTTTAATCCTAAAGTTGATTCAACTGACCTTTATTTGTGTAATGGGGCTGCTGTAAATCTTGAGATTATTGGGAGTTATGAGTTACCTCCCAATTGGTCTTATCAGTGGTATTATAATGGAGTTCAAATTCCTGGCTCAAATGGGTATACTCATAGTGCATCACAGGCAGGAACATATTTCTTAGAGATAGTTAATGCTAGTGGATGTCGTGCATTTTCAGATAGTGTTGTGGTGCGTTCATCTTCTGCCGGAGCCAATCCTGTGCTTAATGCAAGTCCATCAATTTATAGTTGTGGTGGAGACTCTGTTACTTTGTCTGTGCCGCCTTCTCCAAATTGCTTGTATACCTTTAAGTTGGCAAGTGGGGTGAATCGTCAACCAGACTCAATTAACTCTTATCGGACTAATGTTCCAAATGGTTATTTTGTAGAGGTAAGAGATACAATTTCTAACTGTGTCTACCAATCGCCAGTAATTGAGATTAAAGATACTGTTTTGCCTGTGCCAGCTGTAGCTGTAGCTAGTGCTACAAATATCTGTAGTACCAGTCCAGTGATTTTATCAACTCCTGCCTGTGCTGGCTGTCAGTATATCTGGACCTATAATGGTTATGATGATGACGGCTTGCCTGTGAGCTGGCAAGATACAGTCAATCAGAGTACTTATTCTGCTGATACTACAGGAGGTTATCAGGTACAGACGGTACAATCAGGTTGTGCTTCACCAGTTTCTAACTCGGTGCCGATCACTCGTCTTTCTTATAATGCACAGCTAAATACGGCTCCTTTGGCCAATGTATGTAATCAGGATACGGTTGTTATAGAGGCTGTACCAGATACTACAGTTTGCCCAAGTTGTACTTATGAGTGGTTCCAGGATAATGTACAGGTTCCTGTTCCCGATACCCAAGATTATTTCGAGGTGATACAGGGTGGTGATTACTATGTAGTGGTTACTCAAAATTACCCCAGTTACTCTTCCTCTCCTTATACCTTTGGCTGTACCGATACTTCTGTAGTACGAAACTATAGTGATGTGAGTTTGGGGGTAGCTATGCGAGCCTCTTCTGAAGCAATTTGTGGTCCTTCTGGACAGGTTGTTCTAGAGGTGGACTCTTGTGTAGGTTGTACTTACAACTGGTACTATGATGGAGATACTACCAATGGATTTAATTATAGTAACTTAGGTGTAAATGACACCTTCTATTTGGTGAACGGTGTGGCCGCCACAGGGATGTATAAGGTGCGTATTGACCTTAATGGCTGTTTTGTAGAGGATTCTATTTATCTATATGATACTACCGCATTAGCGATTGCTATTGATACCTCAACAGCATTTTATGCGAATATTTGTAATGGTCAGCCTTTTGAGCTGTCTTCTAATTGTACAAGTTGTGGTAGCATAAGAAATCTATCTTTGCACTATCAATGGTACCAGGATAGTATGCTTATTCCTGGTGCAATTGGGGCTTCTTACCAAATTGATAATGCAGCAGATTATCAATTGGTCGTCTCAGATGACTTGGGCTGTGTTAATTACTCACCAATAACAACGGCTATAGAGGTCTTGCCTCCAGCTAATTTTGGCCTAGTGCTAGATCCTGTTGCGGTGGTCCCCATTTCTCAGGGCCCAATTTTATTAGATAATTATTTGCAACCCGCTTTAGTGCACAACTCAGGGAGTTACCTTTCGGTCCCTCAGGCTACTGCAGTAACTACCGATAGCTTTATTCCTGCTTTGGCTGGTTCTGGAAGTCATATTATTAGCTTTGAGTACCAAAATCAAAATTGTTTCTTTGAAACTTTTGATACGATTGATGTTCTCTCTCCACCTAGCCTAGATGTAGCAAACCTTAATCCTTTGGCTCCAGCCGAAGAGGCTTGTGTTCAAGATAGCCTAGTCTTTTATTTGGGGAACATTACATTAGAACCTAATCAAATTCTCTTTGCAACTTCAGCCACTACTTATGATACACTAGCTGTTTCTACGACAGGTCTAAGCGAGTATGCAGGGGTTTGGTCTGGAAATATTCCCGTTGTGGTGCCTTCTTCGGCAGTGACAGGAAAAGTTGTTTTGAGAGATAGTGTTAGTGGAAATGAATATGTCTCTGATTTCTTCTTGGTGGTCCAAAATCCTTCTGTAGCTATTAGCTTAAATGGAGTGCCTCAACCACTCTGCTCTGCCGCAGATACTATTGCGCTTTCAGGCTTCCCTCAACCCGGAACCTTTAAGGCAGCCTATGCAGCTACCCCATCTACCTATGAGCCTAGCCTGATTTCTGGCAACAACTTATTGGTAGAAAATGTACAAAACTATACGCCTGTATCTGGTACACAACAATTAGAGGTGACTTATGTCTATCAACCTACTTATTCTAATAATGCAGCAGCTTGCCCCGACTCTGTGGTGGCCGTAATTCCTGTTAGCATTAACAATAATGAGGTGGATAGTATTGAGTTTACGCCGATCTCTGTAACAGAGACCAATGTACCCATGACGGACTTGACGCGCCTGATTTGGCCACTCGATAGCCGCTTCTTCCCGGGCTCTTATGTAGGAACCTATATCAATAACGGTGAACTACTCGCCAATACGATTCCTCTAGCCGCTACAGCAAATCAAACGGTAGATACCGCTATTTACCGCTTTGTAAATGGAAGTTGTAGAAATGAAACTGAACAACTTATCGATGTTTGGCAAAAGCCAATTACTCTCGATTCTATTCCTAAGTTCCTCTGCCGCAATGCCGATACGATCTTTATTGGCCGTAATGCGAACTCGATGTACTTGGAAATTGATGGGATGACTTATTTGCTCGACTCTAATTATGCATATCAACCTAGCCTTGGCGTAACTGATAATGTTAATTATAGCTATGATGAGTTTATCAATGTTATGAGCCTTAGCTCTAGTAATGGTGGTCTTCAACCTATTAGCCTGACGCAAGGAGCTGAGCGCTTTGCCTTTATTCCCGCTTTAGTGTCTGGTACCACTACGGATCTATCGATTAGCTTCCGCTATGAGCGCTATCATACCTACTTTACGCCTACTTTCTCACTGAATAATGTAGCTTATACTATTGCAGCATTGAGTAAGCAGGTGGTTATTGAAGATCCTATTGCCGCTCAAATTAACCCCGCTATTCTAGCCGATACCGTTTTCTGCCAAGACAACAGTACACAGCAGTTTTCAGGTATTCCTAATGGCGGACAATATTATATTAACTATCAGCCTTTGGCCGGAAACCTCTTTAATCCTAACCAACAGGCCGCTAGCCAAGGGGTGGGTAGCCACTTACTCACCTATGTCTATCAGGGAAATGCTTGTGTAGATTCTACTTCTACCTCTATTTATATTCCCGATACCTTCTCGGTAAGCATTTTTGCACCAAATGGTCCCACTTACTGTCGACTTGATCCCGCCGATACTATTTCGGTTAGCTCTTCGGTGCCCGGCGTACTCGATACTGCCGCAGGGATGTTCTTGGTGGGGACAATCCGATCTGGACAAGTCTTTAACCCCGCTTTTGCTCCGGCTGTTGTGGGCGGAAATAATGTGGTTTATATCGCTCAAGATACCTTTGGTTGCGAAGCCAGAGATAGTGCCTTGTTTACGGTTTTTGCCATGCCCGATATCTCAATTACAGCACTAGATTCGGTCTACTGCCTAAATGCTGATACGACTATTTTAGACCTCTATGAGCATAATACAAGCTGGCACCTACAAGCTCCAATGGCTTATAACCCCGGTGATGTTGTGCAACTAACTGGTAATGGGGTCCGCAATGGCGGAACCAACCCAACTAACCCGCTCTATAATCCTTCTGCAGCTGGAGTGGGATTAGATACGATTACTTATGATTATACAGATGTGAATGGTTGTAATACCGTACTCACACAATATGTAGAGATTCTGCCCTTGCCCAACTTGACGCTGACAACAGATAATGGGGTGCCGCTAGATTCTTTCTATTGTGAAGGCGATTCTGTAGCGCTCTTTGCTAGCCCATTGGGCGGAGATTTCTTTAGCCTCTTTAGTTATGAGCAAGGAAACCCCAGCAATACGATTCCATCGAGCTTTGATACTTCGGTGAGCCCGCCTCTCTTTACACCATTTATTAACGGAACCGCTATTCCCTTTGGGGAAGAAGGCTTGGCCTATACTTACCAAGATCCGATTACGCTTTGTAAGGATACTATTGTAGACACTATCCAAATCAATAATTTCCTTACCGATGCAACGATTACAGGACTACCTACTCAAATTTGTGCCGATGACACTATTTATGTCTTAGGCGTGAACCCCAATGGCGGTCCAATGCCTACGCCCGGCTTGACAACAGCTTATTTTGGTGCCTTTGCCGCTATCGATACCAATATGATTGTCGATGCTGTGGCCGGACACTTTAATCCTGCGCTTTCAGGTATCTTCGATCGAGGTAGAAGTGCAATTGTAACTTATACTTACCTTTCTAATGGATGTTATAATACCGTCTATGATACAGCGGTCCTCAATCCACTTCCGCAGTTGATCTATAACATGCCCGGCGATAGTTTATTCAACCGAAATGATCCAACTATCCACGCTTGTTTTAGCCAGCCCGCTGCTACGCTGCAGGCTTACAATCAGTATCAAGGAAATATTAACCCCATTCCGCAATATATCGGAACACAACCTAGCCTTAGCCAGTCAGGTATCTTTACGACTAGCAGTGGATTGGGCATGACTTGGAGTGTGACCTTTGGTAACTGGGCCTATGAAGCTCAACAAGCCAATGGTGGGGTAGATACTATCCATTATAGCTTTACCGATGCTCGCGGATGTAGCAATACCCGCTCAGAGGTGATCGTCATCGATACGGTGCCCGAACTCGGTTTTGCTGGTTTTGATAGCAAATATCTAGATACAATTACTGGACGCTATGTCTATTGCGAAAATGATCCTGCTAGCTTGATTATTCCTTCTCCTTTTGGTGGAACGAGCTACCTGAATTATTACGAAATTCCAACAGGTATCTTTGAGCTTATCCCTGATACGCTGGCCTATGGCGATACCACAAATATTCACCGAATTACTTATGAGTTTATCTCGGCTCGCTATCATGCAGGAGGCGTTTGTCTAGATTCTACAATTCAGATGATTGAGGTGCGCCCCACACCAGATTTACAGTTGGTCAATGCGCCCAATACGTTCTGTGTAGCCGATAGCGCGCAAAGAGTTCCGCTCTCTGCAACGCCTTATGGCGGAACCTTTGAGGATATTACGCTTGGCGCCATTGCCGGAATTGTAGGCGATAGCCTCTTCAATCCTATGGCCCAATTGGGTAGCCGACAAGTGATTTACTATTATACGGATACGGTTTCGGGCTGTACCGATACCATCCAACACCAAATTGATGTCTATAACGCCCCAGAGGTCCACTTCTTTAGCGAGGGGGGCTGCCAAGGCGATAGCGTACAATTTAACGCATCTCCTCCCGGCCTGAGCAATAGTGTCCCGGCTTTGGATAGTATTACGATGGTGGTCTGGAATTATGGCGATGGCCTGAGCGATACGCTCTTTAGTTTGATCGATCCGGTTAATGTGCCCACTCAATACCATAATTATGCGCAGCCCGGAATTTACTTCCCCAGTTTGACTATCGTCAACCGTGGACAATGTGATACCAGCTTCTCTCGCCGAATTGTGGTTTCGCCCAAGTATTTGGTGAATGATACTATGCCTTATTTCCAAGACTTTGAGGCCGATGCCGGCAACTGGTTCCAGGAAAATGAGGATAGCACCATCAACCTACCCAATGATTCGCTCTGGGCTTGGGGCTTAGCCGATGGCTTCCGAATTACCACTATTCAATATGGTAACCATGTCTGGGCCACCGCTCCCAACGGTCCTTATCCAGAAGGAGAGGCCGGATGGGTCTATAGCCCTTGCTTCGATATTTCTACTTTGCGCCGCCCAATGGTCAAACTGAATATCTGGAGAGATAGCCGCCAAGGTACAGATGGTGCCGTTATGCAGTATTTCGACGATTCTACTCAGACTTGGAGAAATCTAGGTATCCGAAATAAAGGACTCAATTGGTATAACCCCACTTATGTGGTGAGTGATCCCGGTAACCAAGATGGTACCCCCATCGGCTGGTCCGGAACAAGCAATAGCTGGGAGGATGCCCGCTATCGCCTAGATGTGAGCGGAGGCGATTTGCGCAACCGCGATAATCTTCGCTTCCGTATCGCCTTTGCCGCAGCAAATGGTAGTGGAGGCGCACTCTATGAAGGTTTTGCCTTTGATGATGTCTATATCGGTAACCGCAGCCGCTCTGTTTTGCTAGAGCACTTTAGCAACCAGAATTATGCGGGCATTGATGATATTGAACGCGATCTTTATAGCACCGTTTATAGCAACCTCTACGGAAGAGATGTGCAAATTTTGCAGATCCATACCAATTACGGCGGCTATGATTATCTCAATGTATTTTCTGCCGATGAGTCGAGTGCTCGAGTACTTTACTACGGAATCAACGATGCCGATCAGGTCCGCCTAAACGGATCTGCCTTGGCCAATACGACCAGTAGCCTAGTGCGCTACCAACAGGAGCTAATGGATATGCAAATGCTGCAAGATGCAAAATTTGATATCAAGATGTTTCCCGTCAATGTGCAAAATGGCGTCTTGAGCACAGCTTTCGAAATTGAAGCCTTGGAGGATGTTATGCTCTTGACAGATAGCCTAGATGTTCATGTGGCCGTTACTCAGGATAGTATTCCTAGCCTGCAGGCCCATACCATGATGTCGGTCATGAAGGTGATGTTGCCCGATGGCGCTGGCGAGCAAATTCCAAGTACTTGGGTGATGGGCGATGTCTTGCCTTATACCCGAACCTGGACCTTCAACCCGACGCAGATTGACCCCACGCAGCTCAAGGTGACTGTTTTTGTACAAAACCGCCAAAGCAAGGAGGTCTTGCAGGTCAATAGCTCGAGAAACCTCAATCTCTTTAATGGGCCAGTGGCTATTGAGGAGTTGGCCGATGAAGATGGAGCCGAAATTTTGGACCTCAATCTTTATCCCAACCCCGCCAAGGAGCAGTTCCAAGTAGACTTTGGCGCTCCCCTCAAAGGAGATTACAACTGGCAGTTGGTGGACCTTTTGGGCCGCCGATTGAAAGACGGACAATTGCAGCCTGGCTTGCAAAATTTACAGATCCAAACCGATGGATTGACTCCAGGAGTTTATATCTTTAGTGTATATAATGAGACGGTATACAGCCAGCGAAAGGTGGTGATTTATCGTTAG